A window from Citrus sinensis cultivar Valencia sweet orange chromosome 5, DVS_A1.0, whole genome shotgun sequence encodes these proteins:
- the LOC107175952 gene encoding E3 ubiquitin-protein ligase RSL1-like codes for METQKIPQIEILDLEEEDEMIFFNPTSQNGKTKRIEISVQHYCNDERGPTKASQNIINLEDYYDDDDDLHVLNFVPNNTPFVKYVASKLQESITTIGCPVAGCQGLLEPDYCRNILPQQVFDRWGNALCEAVIREDQKFYCPFKDCSALLIVDNRGSRKAIKESACPHCNRMFCAQCKVPWHIGIQCAQFQKKLNVNERNDNKLMKLAEKKKWKRCGATFSYGKGTLLASSNVAPVNPMFPRYANAADFARRL; via the exons ATGGAGACACAGAAGATTCCCCAGATTGAGATTTTAGaccttgaagaagaagatgaaatgaTTTTCTTCAATCCCACTTCACAAAATGGCAAAACAAAGAGAATTGAAATTTCAGTTCAGCATTATTGCAACGACGAGAGAGGCCCTACCAAGGCTTCTCAAAACATTATTAATCTTGAAGACTACTATGATGACGATGACGATTTGCATGTACTTAACTTTGTGCCTAACAACACTCcttttg TCAAGTACGTGGCCTCAAAGTTGCAAGAAAGCATTACAACAATCGGCTGCCCTGTGGCCGGTTGCCAAGGCTTGTTAGAGCCCGATTACTGTCGGAATATACTCCCACAACAAGTGTTTGATAGATGGGGGAATGCTTTGTGCGAGGCAGTGATTCGTGAGgatcaaaagttttattgCCCTTTCAAAGATTGCTCTGCACTTTTAATTGTTGATAATAGAGGATCTAGAAAGGCCATAAAGGAATCAGCATGTCCTCATTGTAACAGAATGTTCTGTGCCCAGTGTAAGGTTCCTTGGCATATTGGGATTCAGTGTGCGCAGTTTCAGAAGAAGTTGAATGTAAATGAACGTAACGACAATAAGTTGATGAAATTAgcggagaaaaagaaatggaagaG GTGTGGAGCAACATTTTCCTACGGGAAAGGAACATTATTGGCCAGCAGCAATGTTGCACCTGTAAATCCCATGTTTCCAAGGTATGCTAATGCTGCAGATTTTGCACGCAGACTATAA